The following are encoded together in the Sphingomonas insulae genome:
- a CDS encoding DUF721 domain-containing protein: MSKRAGAPTVEVPRQNRARAVSELLPAIHGAAFKRFGFVQSALVTRWPEIVGTRWAAASNPESLRFPPGKKADGVLTIVVRGAHAPMMQHIAPEIVERVNRFFGYAAVARLTIRQGEVAKPVPRAAPPSLKPAPAEIGEGLKVIGDPELRAVLESLAAGVHATRGLPKVS, from the coding sequence ATGAGCAAGCGCGCCGGCGCCCCCACTGTCGAAGTCCCCCGCCAGAACCGCGCCCGCGCGGTCAGCGAACTGCTGCCCGCGATCCACGGCGCCGCCTTCAAGCGATTCGGCTTCGTCCAGAGTGCGTTGGTCACTCGTTGGCCAGAGATCGTGGGGACGCGATGGGCCGCCGCCTCGAACCCCGAATCGTTGCGCTTCCCGCCCGGCAAGAAGGCCGACGGCGTGCTCACCATCGTCGTGCGTGGCGCGCATGCGCCGATGATGCAGCATATCGCGCCCGAAATCGTCGAACGGGTCAACCGCTTCTTCGGCTATGCCGCGGTCGCCCGGCTGACGATCCGGCAGGGCGAGGTGGCAAAGCCGGTGCCGCGCGCCGCGCCGCCGTCGCTGAAACCCGCACCGGCCGAGATCGGCGAGGGCCTGAAGGTCATCGGCGATCCCGAATTGCGCGCCGTCCTCGAATCGCTCGCCGCCGGGGTCCATGCCACCCGCGGCCTTCCCAAGGTCAGTTGA
- a CDS encoding DUF885 family protein yields MDAPHRRAVIAGVGAAMLAACTRDLQQPDMTLRVALDDAAQMPPREALARIAVFDARALHPSQRLDLITARAGLAIDAQLAALPGTRGRQQGYRPVAAPITPAHYALLLARPLGPITPQAARARLTSALAGLHARAAAQFTALGLTAGSIGERYTRLWQDDRFLYADPDVAVADMARSLGAARMRIPLTIGPVPAWCTDVAVRSLSPQEIAAGRNGYRLAPTPARQGVYIVDLKQLRRRPAWTLPSVVAHELLPGHMIQLGLEGIVPPHPLRIDYAASFVEGWGIYAEALAAQDGAFADPRVMLGHLHWLIFRVARALVDLGIHLDGWSLDAARARLVEWQGEPAYFAPFATELPRIAAEPAARVAEAMAWLAIADAVGGRRGAARIAVHQRLLRHGRMRSDAIGNIS; encoded by the coding sequence ATGGACGCACCCCATCGCCGGGCGGTCATCGCTGGCGTCGGCGCGGCGATGCTCGCGGCCTGCACGCGCGATCTACAGCAACCGGATATGACCCTTCGCGTCGCGCTCGACGACGCCGCGCAAATGCCACCTCGCGAAGCGCTCGCCCGGATCGCCGTCTTCGATGCGCGCGCGCTGCACCCGTCGCAGCGACTGGACCTGATCACCGCCCGCGCCGGGCTGGCGATCGACGCACAGCTCGCTGCGCTGCCCGGCACGCGCGGTCGCCAGCAGGGCTATCGCCCGGTCGCCGCACCGATCACGCCCGCGCATTATGCGCTGCTGCTCGCCCGTCCGCTCGGGCCGATCACGCCGCAGGCCGCGCGCGCGCGACTGACCAGCGCACTCGCCGGCCTCCACGCCCGCGCCGCCGCGCAGTTCACCGCACTGGGCCTTACCGCCGGCAGCATCGGCGAACGCTACACGCGGCTGTGGCAGGACGACCGCTTCCTTTATGCGGACCCCGACGTCGCGGTCGCAGACATGGCGCGGTCGCTTGGCGCCGCCCGCATGCGCATTCCCCTGACGATCGGTCCCGTTCCCGCCTGGTGCACCGACGTCGCCGTCCGCAGCCTGTCGCCGCAGGAGATCGCCGCCGGCCGCAACGGCTATCGCCTGGCACCGACGCCGGCCCGCCAGGGCGTCTATATCGTCGACCTGAAGCAGTTGCGCCGCCGCCCGGCGTGGACGCTGCCCAGCGTCGTCGCGCACGAATTGCTGCCCGGCCACATGATCCAGCTCGGGCTGGAGGGCATCGTCCCCCCGCATCCGCTGCGTATCGACTATGCCGCAAGCTTCGTCGAGGGCTGGGGCATATATGCCGAAGCGCTCGCCGCGCAGGACGGCGCCTTCGCCGATCCGCGCGTGATGCTCGGCCATCTCCACTGGCTGATCTTTCGCGTCGCGCGCGCGCTCGTCGACCTCGGCATCCATCTCGACGGCTGGTCGCTCGACGCGGCCCGGGCGCGGCTGGTCGAATGGCAGGGCGAGCCCGCCTATTTCGCGCCCTTCGCCACCGAATTGCCGCGCATCGCCGCCGAACCCGCCGCACGCGTGGCAGAGGCGATGGCGTGGCTGGCGATCGCCGATGCCGTCGGCGGGCGGCGCGGGGCCGCCCGCATCGCGGTACACCAGCGGCTGCTGCGTCATGGCCGCATGCGCAGCGATGCGATCGGCAACATTTCCTAA
- the nudC gene encoding NAD(+) diphosphatase, translating to MPIPGFTGGLLDRADALRHDPVALSAKLDWRARLLKLDGLVPDVEDGRLAWTSIADLPEEAEVILLGLDAQDRAHVAALLPASGEGTTPAMRSPALMTMLATLEPGEAATYAAARSVLDWHARHRFCARCGSTTHLFRAGWGRQCDACYTEHFPRVDPVVIMIAEHDGRALLGRGKGWPDGRYSALAGFLEPGESVEEAVAREIHEEAGVRVSNVRYVASQPWPFPSSLMIACTGVAEDDAITLDTNELEDAMWVPRDLVRAVLAGEPGPFVAPPPYAIAHTLLSVWAAEGR from the coding sequence ATGCCGATCCCGGGCTTTACCGGCGGCCTGCTCGATCGTGCCGACGCGCTGCGCCACGATCCCGTCGCGCTGTCGGCGAAGCTGGACTGGCGCGCACGGCTGCTGAAGCTCGACGGACTGGTGCCGGACGTCGAGGATGGCCGGCTGGCGTGGACCAGCATCGCCGACCTGCCGGAGGAGGCGGAGGTGATCCTGCTCGGCCTCGATGCGCAGGACCGGGCACATGTCGCCGCGCTGCTGCCGGCGAGCGGCGAAGGCACGACGCCGGCGATGCGGTCCCCGGCGCTGATGACGATGCTGGCGACGCTGGAGCCGGGCGAGGCGGCGACCTATGCCGCGGCGCGCAGCGTGCTCGACTGGCATGCGCGGCACCGGTTCTGCGCACGCTGCGGATCGACGACGCACCTGTTCCGTGCCGGCTGGGGCCGGCAGTGCGACGCCTGCTACACCGAACATTTTCCGCGCGTCGACCCGGTGGTCATCATGATCGCCGAACACGACGGCCGCGCGCTGCTGGGCCGCGGCAAGGGTTGGCCGGACGGGCGCTATTCGGCACTCGCCGGCTTTCTGGAACCGGGCGAATCGGTCGAGGAGGCGGTGGCGCGCGAGATCCACGAAGAGGCGGGCGTGCGGGTGTCGAACGTGCGCTACGTCGCGAGCCAGCCGTGGCCGTTCCCGTCGTCGCTGATGATCGCCTGCACCGGTGTGGCGGAAGACGATGCGATCACGCTCGATACTAACGAACTGGAGGATGCGATGTGGGTGCCGCGCGACCTGGTCCGCGCCGTGCTGGCGGGGGAGCCGGGACCGTTCGTCGCGCCGCCACCCTATGCGATCGCCCATACGCTGCTGTCCGTATGGGCGGCCGAGGGACGATGA
- a CDS encoding A/G-specific adenine glycosylase produces the protein MTNPQAVAPLLLAWYDRHRRALPWRALPGTTADPYRVWLSEVMLQQTTVAAVKPRFEAWVARWPDFASLAAADDADVMATWAGLGYYARARNLVAAAKAVVADHGGAFPTDEATLRTLPGLGAYTAAAVAAIAFGRRAVVVDANVERVVARLFAIRDPLPGARVAIRAATDRVTPDARAGDFAQAMMDLGSGICTPRAPSCLLCPLNAECAGYRQGAPERLPAKATKKAKPRRYGTIFWVQRGDDVLLVRRPDKGLLGGMRALPTGPWVEVAPALDGAPVDAEWAMRNVAVSHGFTHFDIELTLAVAMGQAHHAVDGEWWPIADLDRAGLPTLFAKAAAAILRRDA, from the coding sequence ATGACCAATCCGCAGGCGGTCGCACCGCTGCTGCTCGCCTGGTACGACCGGCATCGCCGCGCGCTGCCGTGGCGGGCGTTGCCCGGGACGACGGCGGATCCGTATCGCGTCTGGCTGTCGGAGGTGATGCTCCAGCAGACGACCGTCGCGGCGGTGAAACCGCGGTTCGAGGCATGGGTGGCGCGCTGGCCCGATTTCGCCAGCCTGGCCGCGGCGGACGATGCCGACGTGATGGCGACATGGGCGGGGCTGGGCTACTACGCCCGCGCGCGCAATCTGGTCGCCGCGGCGAAGGCCGTCGTCGCCGATCACGGCGGCGCGTTTCCCACGGACGAGGCGACGTTGCGGACGCTGCCGGGCCTCGGCGCCTATACCGCGGCGGCGGTCGCCGCGATCGCCTTTGGCCGGCGCGCGGTGGTGGTCGACGCCAACGTCGAACGCGTGGTGGCGCGGCTGTTCGCGATCCGCGATCCGTTGCCGGGGGCGCGGGTGGCGATCCGCGCCGCGACGGACCGGGTGACGCCGGATGCGCGGGCGGGCGACTTCGCGCAGGCGATGATGGACCTGGGGTCGGGCATCTGCACGCCCAGGGCGCCATCGTGCCTGCTGTGTCCGCTCAATGCGGAATGCGCCGGGTATCGGCAAGGCGCGCCCGAACGGTTGCCGGCGAAGGCGACAAAAAAGGCGAAGCCGCGGCGATATGGCACGATCTTCTGGGTGCAGCGCGGTGATGACGTGCTGCTGGTGCGCCGGCCGGACAAGGGGCTGCTCGGCGGCATGCGCGCGTTGCCGACCGGACCGTGGGTCGAGGTCGCGCCGGCGCTGGACGGGGCGCCGGTCGATGCCGAATGGGCGATGCGCAACGTAGCGGTGAGCCACGGTTTTACGCATTTCGACATCGAACTGACGCTTGCCGTCGCAATGGGGCAGGCGCATCACGCGGTAGACGGCGAATGGTGGCCGATCGCGGACCTGGATCGTGCGGGCCTGCCGACCCTGTTCGCCAAGGCCGCGGCCGCGATACTGAGGAGGGACGCATGA
- a CDS encoding LamG domain-containing protein: protein MNPTSLLAIATALLATPAAAQDGLLFRVSADKDLTADTAGGDPVPNFRSAVTVTPDGAIGGAARWADEGYVAWKAPGNMIAQRGTLAFFWRAREPVTDAPFVIFRAGFADHTSWDMAFLRIDWNGHGFDAFVTDANLSRLRVSWRMPTPPGPEQWEHIAFAWDETVGVRLFVDGREVARLAQQADLDSGLDQFGMAGRVISPHQVQSRYNFMRGSDLDEIRVYDRMLAGADVAALAAKREPTLAPVDTAAQRTAWLHRYGWDKGAPPLLSDPVTSVRRIEFADAKDLKEWMYKGVDGIAETTWPGVYNRSRLPGRDDYFELPDWNTYVEGGKRYDLTVPEGQRFNRIELRGAAYGTLSWNGTRLTTRARGVVRSVDAIAPRTGGVLSFTNVMQEQPIQELWAYDVGTAPEPAGSFKLSYTVDAAASPRMAILDDLNAYIAGRYPADERATVLAMPSSGMKVAVGAGAAGAGDGATRRAPGKPIVHVLIPASFGDAYPDKPLARAWDFGWQNIHDGLDGIAIDLPAMAVRPDARGLIPLNIRIADPIWPGRAMIDLSVSVRPGEARTLWLDLRDRILSSDSLYLTVASAAPDFDAQSLNGAKIRLVFKPRAEAIREHVADRFNQVRDNWGFLVEEHTASKREGLYRRLFADIGDLLRVDPDHVQGRAYWADINYRPENMPAVALPPIPAGVPAWAARQLDDLKITRDFVTWWIDHRQVPYGDFGGGISDDTDLTQQWPGLALMGVEPDKVNASLRAVSDAVFKNGMRVNGLGYITTDELHAYEEGLNSDAQRLYLNWGEPKAVERIMDTTRALQGVVLKNPAGHMHFATNWYGGRKMYRQGAFAWQKPYSFTVLHGPVLLGLYNGSPAARGLVTGVIDGWMAHGKQAADGSWSYPNEINWDTDATRVGDGGGVSTPLQSAWAAWRFTGDDKYLRPVMARVGKSGSGLSEFNENAFDLMPGGAALRTKLAKATGNDPFARYAAWTATGDTGILAALHADAWTDKAQHQYMYTEGHWWSDRVDQPNDILQRERLGGIALRRNQTWPGNTVSWRFATPGAAEQVAILVPGATREAFKVIAYNTSDVAQQATMSTWNVTAGTWRLRTSTSSDEGRTLVPAGTPVAVPLERSLGTAVTFAPHTTTVIEATLVQPAMPVEGRPDIGIGTDDIVVKGRNVTLTVHGLGSVPSGPGVATLVAADGRVVARAAIPPLEAPNDLKPRTISVRLTAPGDATGLTARVALAGDAPEVTLLNNAVPVVAR, encoded by the coding sequence ATGAACCCCACCTCGTTACTCGCCATCGCCACCGCGCTGCTCGCCACCCCGGCCGCCGCGCAGGATGGCCTGCTGTTCCGCGTCTCGGCGGACAAGGACCTCACCGCCGACACCGCTGGCGGCGATCCCGTCCCCAACTTCCGCAGCGCCGTCACCGTCACCCCCGATGGCGCGATCGGCGGCGCGGCGCGCTGGGCGGACGAAGGCTATGTCGCGTGGAAGGCACCGGGAAACATGATCGCCCAGCGCGGCACGCTCGCCTTCTTCTGGCGCGCGCGCGAACCCGTTACCGACGCCCCGTTCGTGATCTTTCGCGCCGGTTTCGCCGACCACACCAGCTGGGACATGGCGTTCCTGCGCATCGACTGGAACGGCCACGGCTTCGACGCCTTCGTCACCGATGCCAATTTGTCGCGGCTGCGCGTGTCGTGGCGGATGCCGACGCCGCCTGGCCCCGAGCAATGGGAGCATATCGCCTTCGCCTGGGACGAGACCGTCGGCGTGCGCCTGTTCGTCGATGGCCGCGAAGTCGCCAGACTGGCGCAGCAGGCCGACCTCGATTCCGGTCTCGACCAGTTCGGCATGGCGGGCCGCGTCATCAGCCCGCATCAGGTGCAAAGCCGCTACAATTTCATGCGCGGCAGCGATCTGGACGAAATCCGCGTCTATGACCGGATGCTGGCCGGTGCCGATGTCGCCGCGCTCGCCGCCAAGCGCGAGCCGACGCTGGCGCCGGTCGACACCGCCGCGCAGCGCACCGCCTGGCTGCACCGCTATGGCTGGGACAAGGGCGCGCCGCCGCTGCTGTCCGACCCGGTCACCAGCGTCCGCCGCATCGAATTCGCCGATGCCAAGGACCTGAAGGAATGGATGTACAAGGGCGTCGACGGCATCGCCGAGACGACTTGGCCCGGCGTCTACAATCGGTCGAGGCTGCCCGGCCGCGACGATTATTTCGAACTGCCCGACTGGAACACCTATGTCGAGGGCGGCAAGCGCTACGACCTGACGGTGCCGGAGGGCCAGCGGTTCAACCGCATCGAATTGCGCGGCGCAGCCTATGGCACGCTGAGCTGGAACGGCACCCGCCTGACCACCCGCGCCAGGGGCGTCGTGCGCAGCGTCGATGCGATCGCGCCGCGCACCGGCGGCGTGCTGAGCTTCACCAACGTCATGCAGGAACAGCCGATCCAGGAGCTTTGGGCCTATGACGTCGGCACCGCGCCCGAACCCGCGGGCAGCTTCAAGCTCAGCTACACCGTGGATGCCGCCGCTTCGCCCAGAATGGCGATCCTCGACGATCTGAACGCCTATATCGCCGGACGCTATCCCGCGGACGAGCGCGCGACCGTGCTGGCGATGCCGTCATCGGGGATGAAGGTCGCAGTCGGTGCCGGCGCGGCGGGCGCGGGCGACGGCGCAACACGGCGCGCGCCGGGCAAGCCGATCGTCCATGTTCTAATCCCGGCGAGCTTCGGCGACGCCTATCCGGACAAGCCGCTCGCCCGGGCATGGGATTTTGGCTGGCAGAACATCCACGACGGCCTCGATGGTATCGCCATCGATCTGCCCGCGATGGCCGTCAGGCCCGATGCGCGCGGGCTGATCCCGCTCAACATTCGCATCGCCGATCCGATCTGGCCCGGCCGCGCGATGATCGACCTGTCGGTATCCGTCCGCCCCGGCGAGGCCCGGACGCTGTGGCTGGACCTGCGCGATCGCATCCTGTCCAGCGACAGCTTGTACCTGACGGTCGCCTCCGCCGCGCCCGACTTCGACGCGCAGAGCCTGAACGGCGCGAAAATCCGCCTCGTCTTCAAGCCGCGTGCCGAGGCGATCAGGGAGCATGTCGCCGACCGCTTCAACCAGGTCCGCGACAATTGGGGCTTCCTGGTGGAGGAACACACCGCATCGAAGCGCGAGGGGCTGTACCGGCGGCTGTTCGCCGACATCGGCGACCTGTTGCGTGTCGATCCCGACCATGTGCAGGGCCGCGCCTATTGGGCGGACATCAATTACCGGCCCGAGAACATGCCCGCCGTGGCTCTACCGCCGATCCCCGCCGGCGTTCCCGCCTGGGCGGCACGACAGCTCGACGACCTGAAGATCACGCGCGATTTCGTGACGTGGTGGATCGACCATCGCCAGGTGCCGTACGGGGATTTCGGCGGCGGCATTTCGGATGACACCGACCTGACGCAGCAATGGCCCGGCCTTGCGCTGATGGGCGTCGAGCCGGACAAGGTGAACGCCTCGCTCCGCGCGGTGTCCGATGCGGTGTTCAAGAACGGCATGCGGGTGAACGGCCTCGGCTACATCACCACCGACGAACTGCACGCCTATGAAGAAGGCCTCAATTCGGACGCGCAGCGATTGTACCTCAACTGGGGCGAGCCGAAGGCGGTCGAGCGGATCATGGACACGACGCGCGCCTTGCAGGGCGTCGTCCTGAAGAATCCGGCCGGCCACATGCATTTCGCCACCAATTGGTACGGCGGCCGCAAGATGTACCGCCAGGGCGCGTTCGCGTGGCAGAAGCCCTATAGCTTCACCGTGCTGCACGGCCCGGTCCTGCTGGGCCTGTACAACGGCAGCCCGGCGGCACGCGGACTGGTCACCGGCGTGATCGACGGCTGGATGGCGCACGGCAAGCAGGCCGCCGATGGCAGCTGGAGCTATCCCAACGAGATCAACTGGGACACCGACGCCACGCGCGTCGGCGATGGCGGCGGCGTGTCGACGCCGTTGCAGAGCGCGTGGGCGGCATGGCGTTTCACCGGGGACGACAAATATCTGCGCCCGGTCATGGCGCGGGTCGGCAAATCGGGCAGCGGGCTGTCCGAATTTAACGAAAACGCGTTCGATCTGATGCCGGGCGGCGCGGCGTTGCGCACGAAGCTGGCCAAGGCGACGGGCAACGACCCGTTCGCGCGCTACGCCGCCTGGACGGCAACCGGCGACACCGGAATCCTGGCTGCGCTGCATGCCGATGCCTGGACCGACAAGGCGCAGCATCAATATATGTATACCGAGGGGCATTGGTGGTCCGATCGCGTCGACCAGCCCAACGACATCCTGCAGCGCGAACGGCTGGGCGGCATCGCCCTGCGGCGTAACCAGACCTGGCCGGGCAATACCGTCAGCTGGCGGTTCGCGACGCCGGGCGCGGCGGAGCAGGTCGCGATCCTGGTTCCCGGCGCGACGCGTGAGGCGTTCAAGGTGATCGCCTACAACACCAGCGACGTCGCGCAGCAAGCGACGATGTCGACGTGGAACGTCACCGCCGGCACCTGGCGGCTGCGCACCAGCACCAGCAGCGACGAGGGCAGGACGTTGGTCCCCGCCGGCACGCCGGTGGCGGTACCGCTGGAACGCAGCCTGGGCACCGCCGTGACCTTCGCCCCGCATACGACGACGGTGATCGAGGCGACGTTGGTCCAGCCGGCGATGCCGGTGGAGGGGCGCCCGGACATCGGCATCGGCACGGACGATATCGTCGTGAAGGGCCGCAACGTGACACTGACCGTGCACGGCCTTGGGTCGGTGCCGTCCGGTCCCGGCGTGGCGACGCTGGTCGCCGCGGACGGCCGCGTCGTCGCGCGCGCGGCGATCCCGCCGCTGGAGGCGCCCAACGATCTCAAGCCGCGCACGATATCCGTGCGGCTGACCGCACCGGGCGACGCGACCGGCCTGACCGCGCGCGTCGCCCTTGCGGGGGATGCGCCGGAAGTGACGCTGCTCAACAATGCCGTGCCGGTCGTGGCACGGTGA
- a CDS encoding glycoside hydrolase family 130 protein — MAASFVRHLEPTLLPDPKRTVIRPFLPGDPDPFRVEGKPRGDRIVARTLAMSDDEVQALVEIIIDGLGSRHREVPALLLRRFDEVAGQLKLDSDVSDQRKMLIGGYFSAEYSFEAAALFNPSIVAHPDQSVCPEGGIRFVLSLRGIGEGHLSSVTFRTGTWGPDDDDLVIDAPSHQGVPPLIEQPDPELVRQIGADALIQLNCGDAREISETVLFPVIESQNRGIEDLRLVRFREDDGRETYIGSYTAVGSEGARQELLQTDDFRLFHMHPVGGPVAGGKGMALFPRKIDGQFAALFRHDNENLWFAKSDTPLEWNDPVRIMTPEFPWEFVQIGNCGSPIEIDEGWLVITHGVGIVRSYCLGAALLDRDDPTKVLKRLPEPLIQPDGETWDGYVPNVVYSCGGLVRGRTLLLPYALADDMTTFATAPLDDLLAAMR; from the coding sequence GTGGCTGCTTCCTTCGTCCGTCATCTCGAACCGACGCTCCTTCCCGATCCCAAACGCACCGTGATCCGCCCGTTCCTGCCCGGCGACCCCGATCCGTTCCGCGTCGAGGGCAAGCCGCGCGGCGACCGGATCGTCGCGCGGACACTGGCCATGTCCGACGACGAGGTGCAGGCGCTGGTCGAGATCATCATCGACGGGCTGGGCAGCCGCCATCGCGAGGTGCCGGCACTCCTGCTGCGCCGGTTCGACGAGGTCGCGGGTCAGCTGAAGCTGGACAGCGACGTGTCCGACCAGCGCAAGATGCTGATCGGCGGTTATTTCAGTGCGGAATATTCGTTCGAGGCCGCGGCATTGTTCAACCCCAGCATCGTGGCGCATCCCGACCAGAGCGTCTGTCCGGAGGGCGGAATCCGCTTCGTCCTGTCGCTGCGCGGGATCGGCGAAGGGCATCTCTCGTCGGTGACGTTCCGCACCGGCACCTGGGGGCCGGACGACGACGACCTCGTCATCGATGCGCCGAGCCATCAGGGCGTGCCGCCGCTGATCGAACAGCCCGACCCCGAACTCGTCCGCCAGATCGGTGCCGACGCGCTGATCCAGCTCAATTGCGGCGATGCGCGCGAGATTTCCGAAACCGTGCTGTTCCCGGTGATCGAAAGCCAGAACCGCGGTATCGAGGATTTGCGGCTGGTCCGTTTCCGCGAGGACGACGGGCGCGAAACCTACATCGGCAGCTACACCGCCGTCGGCAGCGAGGGTGCGCGGCAGGAGCTGTTGCAGACCGACGATTTTCGCCTGTTCCACATGCATCCGGTCGGCGGACCGGTCGCTGGCGGCAAGGGCATGGCGCTGTTCCCGCGCAAGATCGACGGCCAGTTTGCCGCATTGTTCCGCCACGACAACGAGAACCTGTGGTTCGCCAAGAGCGACACGCCGCTGGAGTGGAACGATCCGGTCCGCATCATGACGCCCGAATTTCCGTGGGAATTCGTCCAGATCGGCAATTGCGGGTCGCCGATCGAGATCGATGAGGGCTGGCTGGTCATCACCCACGGCGTCGGCATCGTCCGCAGCTATTGCCTGGGTGCGGCCCTGCTCGACCGGGACGATCCGACCAAGGTGCTGAAGCGATTGCCCGAACCGTTGATCCAGCCGGACGGCGAAACCTGGGACGGCTACGTGCCGAACGTCGTCTATTCGTGCGGCGGGCTGGTGCGGGGACGTACCCTCCTGCTCCCTTATGCGCTGGCCGACGACATGACGACCTTCGCCACCGCGCCGCTGGACGACCTGCTCGCCGCGATGCGGTGA
- a CDS encoding DsbA family protein yields MMRLLAPLAIAVTLVAAAPATDWSQVVRPTAKGAYVFGNPAAPVKLIEYGSYTCSHCADFANESAAVLKGQMVKSGKLSLEYRHLIRDSADLGAAILARCAGPRGFAAAHAMIFATQKTWLDKIVAYQQAHPAIDQQPLVAQARTYADASGLVAAMRARGLTPAAVKACFADKAAIDRITAMTGDAPIEVRSTPTFYLNGELQPPSTWAQLEPVLRAKGAK; encoded by the coding sequence ATGATGCGTCTGCTCGCTCCCCTTGCCATCGCCGTCACGCTGGTCGCCGCCGCGCCTGCGACAGACTGGAGTCAGGTCGTCCGACCGACCGCGAAGGGCGCCTATGTCTTCGGCAACCCCGCCGCACCGGTGAAGCTGATCGAATACGGCAGCTACACCTGTTCGCATTGCGCCGACTTCGCCAACGAAAGCGCGGCCGTGCTGAAGGGGCAGATGGTGAAATCGGGCAAGCTCAGCCTGGAATATCGTCACCTGATCCGCGATTCCGCCGATCTGGGCGCGGCGATCCTGGCACGCTGCGCCGGTCCGCGCGGCTTCGCTGCGGCCCACGCGATGATCTTTGCGACCCAGAAAACCTGGCTGGACAAGATCGTCGCCTATCAGCAGGCGCATCCGGCGATCGACCAGCAACCGCTGGTCGCGCAGGCGCGCACCTATGCCGACGCATCGGGACTGGTCGCGGCGATGCGCGCGCGCGGCCTGACGCCGGCAGCGGTCAAGGCGTGTTTCGCCGACAAGGCGGCGATCGATCGCATCACCGCGATGACCGGTGATGCACCGATCGAGGTGCGCAGCACGCCGACCTTCTACCTCAACGGCGAATTGCAGCCGCCATCGACCTGGGCGCAGCTGGAACCGGTGCTGCGCGCCAAAGGGGCCAAGTGA
- a CDS encoding serine hydrolase domain-containing protein: protein MKRVYGIIGLGLAGLIATAAVGGQALRQDAPAPVSATADTLGRMVLPTTQALLDGYVRDGKMPGIVAAFGVGDRPTWFVSAGKLATDPGAAQATPDSLWRVYSMTKPVTAMAAMMLIEEGKIGLDDPVSKYIPAFKTMKVATSPETSLASVPAKTPITIRMLLTHTSGLTYNIIAKGALLKEYERLGILPAQVSMSIEPMMRRTRPATLAEFANRVAQAPLIAQPGTAWNYSVGLDVMGRVIEVASGQPFDTFVNTRIFAPLKMTSSYWTVPRNEAGRLATNYAWTADVLAPLDPAATSVYLQPPSFPYGGAGLVASARDYDRFLHMLADEGTLDGVRIMKPETVRLAMSNLLPAGVTFGGVGGATGGAATNATPMGYGAGGSVYLADGPGGMPSKGTYGWGGAAGTIAFVDPVKKVRGTIMVNYFPADRWPVRQEVVRAMAADLSRFKR from the coding sequence ATGAAGCGGGTGTACGGGATCATCGGGCTGGGTCTTGCAGGGTTGATCGCGACGGCGGCGGTCGGCGGGCAGGCATTGCGGCAGGACGCGCCGGCGCCGGTATCGGCAACCGCCGACACGCTCGGGCGAATGGTCCTGCCGACGACGCAGGCTCTGCTCGACGGCTACGTCCGCGACGGCAAGATGCCGGGGATCGTCGCGGCCTTCGGCGTCGGCGACCGGCCGACGTGGTTCGTGTCTGCCGGCAAGCTCGCCACTGATCCCGGCGCCGCGCAGGCGACGCCCGACAGCCTGTGGCGGGTGTATTCCATGACCAAGCCGGTGACGGCGATGGCGGCGATGATGCTGATCGAGGAGGGGAAGATCGGCCTCGACGATCCGGTGTCGAAATACATCCCCGCCTTCAAGACGATGAAGGTCGCGACCAGCCCGGAAACCAGCCTCGCCAGCGTGCCGGCAAAGACGCCGATCACGATCCGCATGCTGCTCACCCATACATCGGGCCTAACCTACAACATCATCGCCAAGGGTGCGCTGCTGAAGGAATATGAGCGGCTCGGCATCCTGCCGGCGCAGGTCAGCATGTCGATCGAGCCGATGATGCGGCGGACCCGCCCGGCGACGCTGGCGGAATTCGCGAACCGCGTCGCCCAGGCGCCGCTGATCGCGCAGCCCGGCACGGCCTGGAATTATTCGGTCGGGCTCGACGTGATGGGCCGGGTGATCGAGGTGGCTTCGGGGCAGCCGTTCGATACGTTCGTCAACACCCGAATCTTCGCGCCGCTGAAGATGACGTCGAGCTACTGGACCGTGCCGCGGAACGAGGCTGGGCGGCTGGCGACCAATTACGCCTGGACCGCCGATGTGCTGGCGCCGCTCGATCCCGCCGCGACGTCGGTCTATCTGCAACCGCCCAGCTTTCCCTATGGCGGCGCCGGGCTGGTGGCGTCGGCGCGCGATTACGACCGGTTCCTGCACATGCTGGCCGACGAGGGTACGCTGGACGGCGTGCGGATCATGAAGCCCGAGACGGTGCGGCTGGCGATGTCCAACCTGTTGCCGGCCGGCGTTACCTTCGGCGGCGTCGGCGGCGCGACGGGCGGGGCGGCCACCAACGCGACGCCGATGGGCTATGGCGCGGGCGGGTCGGTGTATCTGGCGGACGGGCCGGGCGGCATGCCGTCCAAGGGAACCTATGGCTGGGGCGGCGCGGCGGGAACCATCGCCTTCGTCGATCCGGTGAAGAAGGTGCGCGGCACGATCATGGTCAATTACTTCCCCGCCGATCGCTGGCCGGTGCGGCAGGAGGTGGTGCGCGCGATGGCCGCCGACCTGTCGCGGTTCAAGCGATGA